A window of Flavobacterium flavigenum contains these coding sequences:
- a CDS encoding SusC/RagA family TonB-linked outer membrane protein: protein MQKRTLKKLLYLIVCLWGNFFFAQTVKGKVTSGGVSLPGVSVVVQGTKNGTVTDFDGSFTLNNVEPKAMLVFSYIGYKNVTIPADTKSEMKVVMVDELEKLNEVVVIGYGTSKRKDINGAVSSIKASEIQDKPFTSIDQALVGKAAGVNVTQNSGTPGGGISVQIRGITSINGNEPLYVIDGTPVFADKNNDTFSFSALGGGNGQTKSSALSGLNISDIESIDILKDASATAIYGANGANGVVLITTKKGKKGKSKFTYETYLANQEVTNKVDVLNLPEYARYQSKIFTLSGEPVPFQYQKPDLLGNGTNWQNELFRSAAMYSHQLSFSGEKEGTRYYTSLNYFDQEGIVLNSDFNRLSMRLNVDSNVKSWLKIGNNLSVSKSSQKVVRNDDRGGLVMNTLRQSPELPVRDASGAFAGPTSGLGSSANEATNPIALAEYNNSTTERFKINGNLFADFTLIKGLVFRTELGYDLNFAKSGTFVPKYTLGNVSELLNKSFKQQDQSYYWNIKNYLTYNKTINDKHNFTFLLGQEAQESKYEYLSGYRTGAFLNKDFTNLNIGDIDTALNGNGSGRWSMTSYISRLNYSFSDRYSFSASLRADASSNFGPNNKWGYFPSFSGGWTVSNEKFFEPLSNSIDYLKFRAGYGAVGNQNIPANRYQTILSLLASPFGGVSPTIDNLGNPNIKWESLKSLNAGFELATLNNRVKLDFDYYVKNSSDFLTKQINDESNQSALNYYLNTGEIVTKGIDLTLNTRNIVTDDFSWDSTVIFSKYTNKLTSFQGQGKSLLGKVQFDLYNVTRTTEGQPVGQFYGYVTDGLFKNAAELAAGPTQETGTGIGDIRFKDLNNDGKIDSKDQTAIGDAIPDFTYSFTNNFKYKNLSLSVVLTGSQGNQIYNFTRHYIDGIYPGFGDRFGNVSTQALDAFEPGTNENTDVPRITLNDPNGNGRISNRFVEDGSYLRIQNVSLSYDLPDRMFENTILTKVRLYVNVQNLYTFTKYSGFDPALGNLDQNITLSGIDLGRYPVPRVTSAGVNIEF from the coding sequence ATGCAGAAGAGAACATTAAAAAAACTATTGTATTTAATAGTATGTCTGTGGGGAAATTTTTTCTTTGCCCAAACTGTTAAAGGTAAAGTAACATCAGGGGGAGTTAGTCTGCCCGGAGTTAGTGTAGTAGTACAAGGTACAAAAAACGGAACCGTAACCGATTTTGACGGCAGTTTTACTTTAAACAATGTAGAGCCAAAAGCGATGCTTGTTTTTAGTTATATAGGTTATAAAAATGTAACTATACCCGCAGATACAAAATCAGAGATGAAGGTAGTCATGGTAGATGAACTGGAAAAACTAAATGAAGTAGTCGTTATCGGATATGGAACTTCAAAAAGAAAAGATATAAACGGTGCTGTTTCTTCTATTAAAGCTTCTGAAATTCAGGACAAGCCCTTTACTTCTATCGATCAGGCTCTTGTAGGTAAAGCGGCAGGTGTAAATGTTACACAGAATTCAGGAACTCCAGGAGGAGGAATCTCTGTTCAAATTAGAGGAATCACTTCTATCAATGGTAACGAACCATTATATGTTATTGACGGAACGCCTGTTTTTGCAGATAAAAACAACGATACATTTTCTTTCAGTGCATTGGGTGGCGGAAACGGACAAACAAAAAGTTCTGCTTTATCTGGCCTGAATATTTCAGATATTGAAAGTATTGATATTTTAAAAGATGCTTCAGCAACTGCAATCTATGGTGCAAATGGTGCAAACGGTGTTGTTTTGATTACAACCAAAAAAGGAAAAAAAGGAAAATCTAAATTTACCTACGAAACCTATTTAGCGAATCAGGAAGTAACAAATAAAGTAGATGTTTTAAACTTACCTGAATATGCGAGATACCAGTCAAAAATTTTCACTTTAAGCGGTGAACCGGTCCCTTTTCAATACCAAAAACCTGATTTATTAGGAAATGGAACAAACTGGCAGAACGAACTTTTCAGATCGGCTGCGATGTACAGCCATCAGCTTTCATTTTCTGGCGAAAAAGAAGGAACACGTTATTACACCTCCCTAAATTATTTTGACCAGGAAGGAATTGTTTTAAACTCAGATTTTAACAGATTATCGATGCGACTAAACGTAGATTCTAATGTTAAATCCTGGCTAAAAATAGGTAACAACTTATCTGTAAGTAAGTCGTCGCAGAAAGTAGTAAGAAACGATGACAGAGGTGGTCTGGTAATGAATACATTAAGACAATCACCGGAATTACCGGTTAGGGATGCCAGTGGAGCATTTGCAGGACCAACAAGCGGTTTAGGATCTTCTGCAAACGAAGCAACCAATCCGATTGCTTTGGCAGAATACAACAATTCGACTACAGAAAGATTCAAAATTAATGGTAATTTATTCGCTGATTTCACCCTTATCAAAGGATTGGTTTTCAGAACCGAATTAGGATACGATCTTAACTTTGCTAAAAGTGGCACTTTTGTACCTAAATATACTTTAGGAAATGTATCTGAACTTTTAAACAAGTCATTTAAACAGCAGGATCAGAGTTATTATTGGAATATCAAAAACTATCTGACATATAACAAAACGATAAACGACAAACATAACTTTACTTTCCTACTAGGCCAGGAAGCACAGGAGAGCAAATATGAATATTTAAGTGGTTATAGAACGGGGGCATTTTTAAATAAAGATTTTACAAACTTAAATATAGGTGATATCGATACTGCACTTAACGGAAATGGTTCAGGAAGATGGTCTATGACATCTTATATTTCAAGATTAAATTATAGTTTTTCTGACAGATACTCCTTCTCTGCTTCATTAAGAGCGGATGCTTCATCCAACTTCGGTCCTAATAACAAATGGGGGTATTTCCCTTCGTTTTCGGGAGGATGGACAGTTAGTAACGAAAAATTCTTTGAACCTTTATCAAATAGCATCGATTATTTGAAATTTAGAGCGGGTTACGGTGCCGTAGGAAATCAAAATATACCGGCAAACAGGTACCAGACTATCCTGTCGCTACTTGCATCTCCTTTTGGAGGCGTATCGCCTACTATTGATAATTTAGGTAATCCTAATATCAAATGGGAGTCACTTAAATCTCTTAACGCTGGTTTTGAATTGGCGACGCTTAATAACAGAGTAAAATTAGATTTTGATTATTATGTTAAAAACTCATCTGATTTCCTTACAAAACAAATCAATGATGAATCGAATCAAAGTGCACTTAATTATTATCTGAATACAGGTGAAATTGTAACTAAAGGAATTGACCTTACATTGAATACCAGAAACATCGTTACAGATGATTTTTCATGGGACAGTACTGTTATTTTCTCAAAATACACTAACAAACTAACCAGTTTTCAAGGACAGGGCAAATCTTTACTAGGAAAAGTACAATTCGATTTATATAACGTTACCAGAACTACAGAAGGACAACCTGTAGGGCAATTTTACGGATACGTAACAGATGGATTATTTAAAAATGCTGCCGAATTAGCTGCGGGACCAACTCAGGAAACTGGAACCGGAATTGGAGATATTCGTTTTAAAGATCTTAATAATGACGGAAAAATTGACAGTAAAGACCAAACCGCTATTGGAGATGCAATTCCTGATTTTACCTATTCATTTACAAACAACTTTAAATACAAAAACCTTAGTTTATCAGTTGTATTAACAGGAAGTCAGGGTAATCAGATCTACAACTTTACACGTCATTATATTGACGGAATCTATCCGGGATTTGGAGACCGATTTGGAAATGTAAGCACTCAGGCTTTAGACGCCTTTGAACCAGGTACAAACGAAAATACAGATGTACCAAGAATTACGCTGAATGATCCAAATGGTAATGGCAGAATTTCTAACAGATTTGTTGAAGATGGTTCTTATTTAAGAATTCAGAATGTGTCTTTGAGTTATGATTTACCAGACAGAATGTTCGAAAATACTATTTTGACTAAAGTAAGATTGTATGTAAATGTTCAAAACTTATACACTTTTACAAAATATTCCGGTTTTGATCCAGCTCTTGGAAACTTAGACCAAAATATAACACTAAGTGGTATTGATTTAGGTCGTTACCCTGTACCAAGAGTTACATCTGCAGGAGTGAACATTGAATTCTAG
- the bglX gene encoding beta-glucosidase BglX, translated as MKKQIKRYSFLLLIFFGNGYSQTKKHLDVNKPIEDHISLLMKEMTLEEKVGQMNQYNGSWDVTGPKPESGSNEEKYNNLKKGLVGSMLTVRGVKEVRAVQKIAVEETRLGIPLIFGFDVIHGYKTLSPIPLAEAASWDLEAIKNSARVAALEASASGLNWTFAPNVDISNDARWGRVMEGAGEDPYLGSKIARARVHGFQGEKLGSNTSIVACAKHFAGYGFVEAGRDYNSVDMSNSKLYNTVLPPFKATVDAGIGTFMNSFNTLNGIPATGNIFLQRDILKGAWGFKGFVVSDWASIAEMITHGYAANGADAAQKAAIAGSDMDMESSIYVKELVQLVKKGAVKESVINDAVRRILRVKFELGLFDNPYRYCDEAREKSDIGSKANNDDVLDMAKKSIVLLKNDKNLLPLKKSGQKIALIGALANDKNSPLGSWRIAADDNTAISVLEGMQQYKNNSLVFEKGTDVALNKQTFLDEVKINTTDFSGFEAAKKAAKNADVVVMVLGEIGFQSGEGRSRTEIGLPGNQQQLLEEIYKVNPNVVLVLNNGRPLALPWAAENVPAIVEAWQLGTQSGNAIAQVLYGDYNPSGKLPMSFPRNVGQCPIYYNLYNTGRPTDKDQNVFWSHYSDVEKTTLYPFGYGLSYTSFAYKNLKMAKTSFQKGEKIEISVEVTNTGDFDGKEVVQLYLNDPVASIVRPVKELKGFELVTLKKGETKMIQFTLTDSELGFYDNDGKFLVEPGLFNVMVGWNSNEGLTSKFEVK; from the coding sequence ATGAAAAAACAAATTAAAAGATATTCCTTTTTACTGCTTATCTTTTTTGGAAACGGATATTCCCAAACCAAAAAACACCTGGATGTTAACAAACCTATTGAAGACCACATTTCACTTTTGATGAAAGAAATGACTTTAGAAGAAAAGGTGGGACAAATGAATCAATACAATGGTTCATGGGATGTTACCGGACCAAAACCGGAATCAGGGTCTAATGAAGAAAAATACAATAATTTAAAGAAAGGCCTTGTGGGTTCTATGCTTACCGTTCGTGGAGTTAAGGAAGTCCGAGCCGTACAGAAAATAGCCGTTGAAGAAACCCGCCTTGGCATTCCGCTTATTTTTGGTTTTGATGTTATTCATGGTTACAAAACCCTCAGCCCTATTCCGTTGGCAGAAGCCGCTAGTTGGGATTTAGAAGCGATTAAAAATTCGGCTCGTGTTGCTGCTCTTGAAGCCTCGGCATCAGGATTAAACTGGACTTTTGCACCTAATGTAGATATTTCTAACGATGCCAGATGGGGACGTGTAATGGAAGGTGCCGGTGAAGATCCTTATTTGGGAAGCAAAATTGCAAGAGCAAGAGTTCATGGTTTTCAGGGAGAAAAATTAGGATCAAATACTTCAATAGTGGCTTGTGCAAAACATTTTGCAGGTTATGGTTTTGTAGAAGCCGGACGCGATTACAATAGTGTAGATATGAGTAATTCTAAACTATACAATACAGTATTACCTCCTTTTAAAGCTACAGTCGATGCTGGAATCGGAACTTTTATGAATTCGTTTAATACGCTGAATGGCATTCCCGCAACCGGAAACATCTTTTTACAAAGGGATATTTTAAAAGGAGCCTGGGGTTTTAAAGGTTTTGTAGTTTCTGACTGGGCATCCATAGCCGAAATGATTACTCACGGTTATGCCGCAAATGGTGCCGATGCCGCGCAAAAAGCCGCTATTGCAGGTTCTGATATGGATATGGAATCCAGTATTTATGTCAAAGAATTAGTTCAGTTAGTAAAAAAAGGTGCTGTCAAAGAAAGTGTCATTAATGATGCAGTACGCAGAATCCTAAGAGTAAAATTTGAATTAGGTTTATTTGATAATCCATACAGATATTGTGATGAAGCCAGAGAGAAATCAGACATTGGCAGTAAAGCCAATAATGATGACGTACTGGATATGGCAAAAAAGTCAATTGTTTTATTGAAAAATGATAAAAATCTGCTTCCGCTAAAGAAATCCGGACAAAAAATTGCTTTGATAGGTGCTTTGGCAAACGATAAAAACAGTCCATTAGGAAGCTGGAGAATTGCAGCGGATGACAATACGGCCATATCTGTCCTTGAAGGAATGCAGCAATACAAAAACAATTCTTTGGTTTTCGAAAAAGGAACTGATGTCGCTCTGAACAAACAGACATTTTTAGACGAAGTAAAAATCAACACCACTGATTTTTCCGGATTTGAAGCAGCAAAAAAAGCAGCGAAAAATGCTGATGTTGTCGTGATGGTTCTGGGCGAAATTGGTTTTCAAAGCGGTGAAGGGCGCAGTAGAACCGAAATAGGTTTACCTGGAAACCAACAGCAATTATTAGAAGAAATTTACAAAGTAAATCCTAATGTGGTTTTGGTCTTAAATAATGGTCGTCCGCTGGCATTGCCTTGGGCTGCTGAAAATGTTCCGGCTATTGTTGAAGCCTGGCAGTTAGGGACACAATCCGGAAACGCAATAGCTCAGGTTTTATACGGTGATTATAATCCGAGTGGTAAACTTCCAATGTCATTTCCAAGAAATGTAGGACAATGCCCTATCTACTATAATTTATACAATACAGGAAGACCAACAGATAAGGATCAAAATGTATTTTGGTCACATTATTCTGATGTTGAAAAGACAACTTTATATCCATTTGGTTATGGACTAAGCTATACTTCTTTCGCTTATAAAAACCTAAAGATGGCTAAAACTTCTTTTCAAAAAGGAGAAAAGATTGAAATCTCTGTAGAGGTTACCAATACTGGTGATTTTGATGGGAAAGAAGTTGTCCAGTTGTACTTAAATGATCCTGTTGCCAGTATTGTAAGACCGGTTAAGGAATTAAAAGGATTTGAGCTTGTTACCTTAAAAAAGGGAGAAACAAAAATGATTCAATTTACACTAACGGATTCAGAACTTGGTTTTTATGACAATGATGGAAAATTTTTGGTGGAGCCAGGATTATTTAATGTTATGGTGGGCTGGAATTCTAATGAAGGTTTAACCAGTAAATTTGAGGTTAAATAA
- a CDS encoding hybrid sensor histidine kinase/response regulator transcription factor: MKSIKYILLCYFVFVNHLFSQGKFDSYQFRSIPETTSKRAISSIIQDKKGFIWIGTNGAGLYRYDGVNYFGYEQNKKPGSVSSNFIYTTFIDSNNNLWIGTDEGLCLYNRDLDNFTKINIGDVIVKGYNEPITIKTIIEDNNGNLYLGAYGFGLFKLNIKTLKTSLVHSKVLEKPNFLIKSSVKDKHGIIYLGTSYGLLEIDLSGKVKQVFKDKFKRTPLLDDIENIVIDKFGFLWLGTTENGLIKIKPETDNYQFENYPITKNKILSIVKSSHDYIICGTENDGLLVVNYKGQVLKKYLHSKYNNFSLKSNSVWSLYEDKEKRLWLGYFNKGLGVFDKPNNKFNSLESLPNNDNSLQTSYVTSVVKDKKGNLLISNEGGGLDIYNLAEKSYIHVNKTNQNYYSGLDAADIQTIFIDSKQNIWIGSWDRGIYFLKNGTTRFINYNTANTTGLKSNRIFSFSEDSKGRIWIGSFIKGLHYFDNKTNTFIHCNFKPFIENDLDKAFIRKVFVDSDDVLWVGTILGLYQVNIKDDSHFKVIKMRDAMFKGMNNDYSIQTILSIYESNDKTIWIGTDAQGLFSYNKKTKTFSNYDDFPGFKEKSVRAIISDNNGYLWLSGGSGLTKLDLKNKKSTNFNKDDGLVDNDFNNNAVFKDGNGDLYFGSYEGVNYFNPNEIKKTEKAPSLYFSDFKLFNQSVKPNENHSPLNKVISQTKEIILDYTQSVFTIEYVGINYNYSKKNQYAYYLEGFEKDWNYVGNNRTATYTNLEPGNYIFKVKAANADGSWSNDHLELKIKILPPWWKTIWAYFIYVSILVSLIIYFNKIYQNRFKAKQAIILEREKTIQLEKLNNKKLQFFTNISHEFRTPLTLIINPLEDILRSRSLSREIHNKLKIVHKSSDRLSRLINELMDFNKLEFNKVFLQVKKVEVVAFTEGIISYFDEEAAVRNIKIDFESSADELEDWLDPKMLEKILFNIISNAFKFTPDNGSIKIFITESNHGTMLLIDGNKVPSFSITITDTGSGIRSEDLKRIFDRFYQVNNLNKDYYGSTGIGLEVVKEFVELHKGKIDVESKLGEGTKFTVTFPLGKSFYKENEIIDEVFEIEKIKNKFLFEYKNQTEEDEIDDQFTKKNAVDTAKAYTVLIVEDNLELRNYLKQELSKLYKVITAENGKKGYELAVQKLPDIIITDVIMPVMDGLEMCKNIKGDLKTSHIPLLMLSAKAMVNDRLEGIDSGADMYLSKPFELDILKSSLAQLITSRQIMFKKFYTGITKQGKEKTTSLDNDFIQKILHYINENISESELSVELLSSKVFLSRSQLYRKIKTLTGVSVNEFIRNVRLEKAKQLLEQGNKEVNINEISYKVGFPSPSYFAKCYKIKYGYLPTQEKGTNE, translated from the coding sequence ATGAAAAGTATTAAATATATACTGTTATGTTACTTTGTGTTTGTAAACCATCTGTTCTCTCAGGGAAAGTTTGATAGTTACCAATTTAGAAGCATCCCCGAAACTACTTCAAAAAGAGCTATTTCTTCTATCATACAGGACAAAAAGGGATTTATCTGGATAGGTACTAATGGTGCCGGCTTGTATCGATACGATGGTGTAAATTATTTCGGATACGAACAGAATAAAAAACCGGGTTCAGTAAGCAGTAATTTTATTTACACGACTTTTATCGATTCGAACAACAATTTATGGATTGGCACTGATGAAGGTTTATGCTTGTACAACAGGGATTTAGATAATTTTACCAAAATTAATATTGGAGATGTAATCGTAAAAGGATACAATGAACCTATAACAATAAAAACAATTATTGAAGACAACAACGGTAATCTATATTTAGGTGCTTATGGTTTTGGGCTGTTTAAACTTAACATAAAAACATTAAAAACATCTTTAGTCCATTCAAAAGTACTGGAAAAACCCAACTTTTTAATTAAGTCATCAGTAAAAGACAAGCATGGCATTATCTATTTGGGAACAAGTTATGGTCTTTTGGAAATTGATCTGAGCGGAAAAGTAAAACAGGTTTTTAAAGATAAATTCAAAAGAACCCCGTTACTGGACGATATCGAAAATATTGTAATTGATAAATTTGGATTCTTATGGCTTGGAACAACCGAAAATGGCCTGATCAAAATCAAACCTGAAACCGACAACTATCAATTTGAAAACTACCCAATTACCAAAAATAAAATCTTATCAATCGTAAAAAGCAGTCATGATTACATCATTTGTGGCACAGAAAATGACGGATTGCTGGTTGTAAATTATAAAGGACAGGTACTCAAAAAATACCTGCACAGCAAATACAACAATTTCAGTTTAAAATCTAATTCTGTCTGGTCGTTGTATGAAGATAAGGAAAAACGGCTCTGGTTAGGCTATTTTAATAAAGGGCTTGGTGTATTTGATAAGCCTAACAATAAATTCAATTCGCTTGAATCATTGCCAAACAATGATAATTCCCTGCAGACGAGCTATGTTACTTCTGTGGTAAAAGATAAAAAAGGCAATTTACTCATAAGCAATGAAGGTGGAGGGCTCGACATATATAATCTTGCTGAAAAAAGCTATATTCACGTTAACAAAACCAATCAAAATTATTATTCAGGTTTAGATGCTGCTGATATTCAGACCATTTTTATAGACAGCAAACAAAACATCTGGATTGGAAGCTGGGATCGCGGTATTTATTTTTTAAAAAACGGAACTACCAGATTTATAAACTACAATACAGCCAATACAACTGGTTTAAAATCAAACCGTATTTTTAGTTTTTCAGAAGATTCAAAAGGCAGGATCTGGATTGGTTCTTTTATAAAAGGACTCCATTATTTTGATAATAAGACCAATACATTTATTCATTGCAACTTTAAACCATTTATAGAAAATGATTTAGATAAGGCTTTTATACGTAAAGTCTTTGTTGACTCGGATGATGTGCTGTGGGTAGGAACAATCTTAGGACTATATCAGGTAAACATCAAAGATGATTCTCATTTTAAAGTAATTAAGATGCGGGATGCTATGTTTAAAGGCATGAATAACGACTATAGCATTCAGACCATTTTATCTATTTATGAATCTAACGACAAAACAATATGGATAGGTACAGATGCACAGGGATTATTTAGCTATAATAAAAAAACTAAGACCTTTTCAAACTATGATGATTTTCCAGGCTTCAAAGAGAAATCTGTACGAGCAATAATTTCTGACAATAACGGTTATTTATGGCTAAGCGGCGGTTCCGGATTAACAAAATTAGATTTAAAAAATAAAAAAAGTACCAATTTCAACAAAGATGATGGTCTTGTTGATAATGATTTTAATAATAATGCTGTTTTTAAAGACGGAAACGGGGATTTGTATTTTGGCAGTTATGAAGGAGTAAATTACTTTAATCCAAATGAAATTAAAAAAACAGAAAAAGCACCTAGTTTGTATTTCAGTGATTTTAAATTATTCAATCAGTCTGTAAAACCAAATGAAAATCATTCGCCATTAAACAAAGTAATTTCCCAAACAAAAGAAATTATTCTTGACTACACTCAGTCCGTTTTTACAATTGAATATGTGGGAATTAACTATAATTATTCTAAAAAAAACCAATACGCTTATTATCTGGAAGGTTTTGAAAAAGACTGGAATTATGTTGGAAACAACAGAACCGCCACTTATACTAACCTCGAGCCGGGCAATTATATTTTTAAAGTAAAAGCAGCAAATGCTGATGGCTCTTGGAGCAATGATCACTTAGAACTGAAAATAAAAATTTTACCACCCTGGTGGAAAACAATTTGGGCTTATTTTATATACGTATCAATTTTAGTTTCCTTAATCATATATTTCAATAAAATTTATCAAAATCGTTTTAAAGCAAAACAAGCTATAATTTTAGAAAGAGAAAAAACGATTCAGTTAGAGAAATTAAACAATAAGAAACTTCAGTTTTTTACCAATATTTCACATGAGTTCAGGACACCGCTTACACTGATCATTAATCCTTTGGAGGATATTTTGAGAAGCAGGAGTTTGTCCCGTGAAATACATAATAAATTAAAAATCGTACACAAAAGTTCAGACAGGCTTTCACGGCTAATCAATGAACTTATGGATTTTAACAAATTAGAGTTCAACAAAGTTTTCCTTCAGGTGAAGAAAGTCGAAGTAGTCGCCTTTACCGAAGGCATTATCAGCTATTTTGATGAAGAAGCCGCTGTTCGAAATATTAAAATTGATTTTGAATCCTCAGCTGATGAACTCGAAGACTGGCTGGATCCTAAAATGCTGGAAAAAATACTGTTTAATATTATTTCAAATGCCTTTAAATTCACACCGGATAATGGCTCGATAAAGATTTTCATCACAGAATCAAATCATGGTACCATGCTGTTGATAGATGGAAATAAAGTTCCCTCTTTTTCGATAACAATCACAGATACAGGTTCCGGAATTCGAAGCGAAGATTTGAAAAGAATTTTTGACAGATTTTATCAGGTTAATAATCTAAATAAGGATTATTACGGCAGCACAGGCATCGGACTGGAAGTTGTAAAAGAATTTGTTGAACTGCATAAAGGAAAAATTGACGTTGAAAGCAAACTGGGAGAAGGCACAAAATTTACGGTTACATTTCCTTTAGGAAAATCTTTTTATAAAGAAAATGAAATAATTGACGAAGTTTTTGAAATAGAAAAAATTAAAAATAAATTTTTATTTGAATATAAAAATCAAACCGAAGAAGACGAAATTGATGATCAGTTTACCAAAAAAAATGCAGTAGATACTGCAAAAGCATACACTGTTTTAATTGTAGAAGATAATCTCGAATTAAGAAATTATCTCAAACAGGAACTGAGCAAATTATACAAAGTTATTACAGCCGAAAACGGTAAAAAAGGCTACGAACTTGCCGTTCAGAAATTACCGGATATCATAATTACAGATGTCATTATGCCAGTAATGGACGGTTTGGAAATGTGTAAAAATATCAAAGGAGACTTAAAAACCAGTCACATTCCTTTATTGATGCTTTCTGCCAAAGCAATGGTCAATGACAGACTGGAGGGTATCGACTCTGGTGCTGATATGTATCTGAGCAAGCCATTTGAATTGGATATTTTAAAATCCAGTCTCGCTCAGCTTATTACCAGCCGCCAAATAATGTTTAAGAAATTTTATACCGGAATTACAAAACAAGGGAAAGAAAAAACCACATCATTGGATAACGATTTCATTCAGAAAATCCTTCATTATATTAATGAAAACATTAGCGAATCTGAATTGAGTGTCGAATTACTCTCTTCAAAGGTGTTCCTGAGCCGAAGTCAATTGTACCGAAAAATTAAAACACTAACAGGTGTTTCAGTAAATGAGTTTATTAGAAATGTCAGGTTAGAAAAAGCAAAACAGTTACTCGAACAGGGAAATAAAGAAGTCAATATTAATGAAATTAGTTATAAAGTAGGATTTCCGTCTCCCTCCTATTTTGCCAAATGTTATAAAATTAAATATGGCTACCTGCCTACTCAGGAAAAAGGTACAAATGAATAA